The following proteins are encoded in a genomic region of Streptococcus cristatus AS 1.3089:
- a CDS encoding cysteine-rich KTR domain-containing protein yields the protein MCPVCGNKTRLKIREDTELKKFPLYCPKCRQENLIEIKQFKVTVITEPDAKTQSR from the coding sequence TTGTGTCCTGTATGTGGAAATAAAACACGATTAAAGATAAGGGAAGATACTGAATTAAAAAAATTCCCCCTCTATTGTCCGAAATGCAGACAAGAAAATTTAATTGAAATAAAGCAGTTCAAAGTAACTGTGATTACAGAGCCAGACGCAAAGACGCAGAGCCGATAA
- a CDS encoding helix-turn-helix domain-containing protein, producing the protein MKTQYPMIPFPLIVKATDGDTEAINQILHHYRGYITKRSLRLMKDEYGNQSMVVDEVLRGRMETRLITKILSFEIK; encoded by the coding sequence ATGAAAACACAATATCCTATGATTCCCTTTCCTCTCATTGTAAAGGCAACAGATGGCGATACCGAAGCGATTAACCAGATTCTACATCATTACAGAGGGTACATAACGAAGCGTTCCCTACGACTTATGAAAGATGAATATGGCAATCAAAGTATGGTCGTTGATGAAGTCTTACGTGGAAGAATGGAAACCAGACTGATTACAAAGATTTTGTCATTTGAAATTAAGTAA
- a CDS encoding helix-turn-helix transcriptional regulator produces MRKKEDKYDFRAFGLAIKEARLKRGLTREQVGALIEIDPRYLTNIENKGQHPSIQVLYDLVSLLHVSVDEFFLPANNLVKSTRRLQIEKYMDSFTDKELSLMESLASGINEARNIED; encoded by the coding sequence ATGCGTAAAAAAGAAGATAAATATGATTTTAGAGCCTTTGGTTTAGCCATTAAAGAAGCTCGATTGAAACGAGGTTTAACTCGTGAACAAGTGGGAGCATTGATTGAAATTGACCCACGGTACTTAACTAATATTGAAAATAAAGGGCAACACCCCAGCATACAAGTTCTTTATGACCTTGTATCGTTACTTCATGTTTCCGTTGATGAATTTTTCTTACCTGCTAATAACTTGGTAAAAAGCACCCGACGATTACAGATAGAGAAATACATGGATAGCTTTACAGACAAAGAACTATCCTTAATGGAATCTTTAGCCAGCGGTATCAACGAAGCAAGAAACATCGAAGACTAA
- a CDS encoding conjugal transfer protein: MRKEDLMMKFRKNQNKEKQIPKEKKPRVYYKVNPHKKVVIALWVLLGLSFSFAIFKHFTAIDTHTIHETTIIEKEYVDTHHVENFVENFAKVYYSWEQSDKSIDNRMESLKGYLTDELQALNVDTVRKDIPVSSSVRGFQIWTVEPTGDNEFNVTYSVDQLITEGENTKTVHSAYIVSVYVDGSGNMVLVKNPTITNIPKKSSYKPKAIESEGTVDSITTNEINEFLTTFFKLYPTATASELSYYVNDGILKPIGKEYIFQELVNPIHNRKDNQVTVSLTVEYIDQQTKATQVSQFDLVLEKNGSNWKIIE, from the coding sequence ATGAGAAAGGAAGATTTAATGATGAAATTTAGAAAAAATCAGAATAAAGAAAAACAGATACCAAAGGAAAAGAAACCTCGTGTCTACTATAAGGTCAATCCTCATAAAAAGGTTGTGATTGCCTTGTGGGTACTTTTAGGGCTTAGTTTCAGCTTTGCGATATTCAAGCACTTTACAGCTATAGATACTCATACTATTCACGAAACAACTATCATAGAAAAGGAATACGTTGATACTCATCATGTAGAAAATTTTGTAGAGAACTTTGCGAAAGTCTACTATTCATGGGAGCAATCCGATAAGTCCATTGATAATCGAATGGAAAGTCTAAAAGGCTATCTGACAGATGAACTTCAAGCTCTCAATGTTGATACAGTACGCAAAGATATTCCTGTATCGTCTTCTGTAAGAGGATTTCAGATATGGACGGTAGAGCCAACTGGCGACAATGAGTTTAATGTAACCTACAGTGTAGACCAGCTCATTACAGAGGGAGAAAATACAAAGACCGTCCACTCTGCTTATATAGTGAGTGTCTATGTAGATGGTTCTGGAAATATGGTACTGGTTAAGAATCCGACCATTACCAACATACCTAAGAAATCAAGTTATAAACCAAAAGCCATTGAAAGTGAGGGGACGGTTGATTCCATTACAACCAATGAAATCAATGAGTTTTTAACGACGTTCTTCAAGCTCTATCCTACAGCGACAGCCAGTGAACTTTCCTACTATGTGAATGACGGGATATTAAAACCAATCGGAAAAGAGTACATCTTTCAAGAACTGGTAAATCCTATTCACAATCGTAAGGATAATCAAGTCACGGTATCGCTGACAGTGGAGTATATCGACCAGCAGACCAAAGCAACGCAGGTATCTCAATTTGATTTGGTACTTGAAAAGAACGGGAGTAATTGGAAGATTATAGAATAA
- the tet(M) gene encoding tetracycline resistance ribosomal protection protein Tet(M), whose translation MKIINIGVLAHVDAGKTTLTESLLYNSGAITELGSVDRGTTKTDNTLLERQRGITIQTAITSFQWKNTKINIIDTPGHMDFLAEVYRSLSVLDGAILLISAKDGVQAQTRILFHALRKIGIPTIFFINKIDQNGIDLSTVYQDIKEKLSAEIVIKQKVELHPNMRVMNFTESEQWDMVIEGNDYLLEKYTSGKLLEALELEQEESIRFHNCSLFPVYHGSAKNNIGIDNLIEVITNKFYSSTHRGQSELCGKVFKIEYSEKRQRLAYIRLYSGVLHLRDSVRISEKEKIKITEMYTSINGELCKIDKAYSGEIVILQNEFLKLNSVLGDTKLLPQRERIENPLPLLQTTVEPSKPQQREMLLDALLEISDSDPLLRYYVDSATHEIILSFLGKVQMEVTCALLQEKYHVEIEIKEPTVIYMERPLKKAEYTIHIEVPPNPFWASIGLSVAPLPLGSGVQYESSVSLGYLNQSFQNAVMEGIRYGCEQGLYGWNVTDCKICFKYGLYYSPVSTPADFRMLAPIVLEQVLKKAGTELLEPYLSFKIYAPQEYLSRAYNDAPKYCANIVDTQLKNNEVILSGEIPARCIQEYRSDLTFFTNGRSVCLTELKGYHVTTGEPVCQPRRPNSRIDKVRYMFNKIT comes from the coding sequence ATGAAAATTATTAATATTGGAGTTTTAGCTCATGTTGATGCGGGAAAAACTACCTTAACAGAAAGCTTATTATATAACAGTGGAGCGATTACAGAATTAGGAAGCGTGGACAGAGGTACAACGAAAACGGATAATACGCTTTTAGAACGTCAGAGAGGAATTACAATTCAGACGGCGATAACCTCTTTTCAGTGGAAAAATACTAAGATAAACATCATAGACACGCCAGGACATATGGATTTTTTAGCAGAAGTATATCGTTCATTATCAGTATTAGATGGGGCAATTCTACTGATTTCTGCAAAAGATGGCGTACAAGCACAAACTCGTATATTGTTTCATGCACTTAGGAAAATAGGTATTCCCACAATCTTTTTTATCAATAAGATTGACCAAAATGGAATTGATTTATCAACGGTTTATCAGGATATTAAAGAGAAACTTTCTGCGGAAATTGTAATCAAACAGAAGGTAGAACTGCATCCTAATATGCGTGTAATGAACTTTACCGAATCTGAACAATGGGATATGGTAATAGAAGGAAATGATTACCTTTTGGAGAAATATACGTCTGGGAAATTATTGGAAGCATTAGAACTCGAACAAGAGGAAAGCATAAGATTTCATAATTGTTCCCTGTTCCCTGTTTATCACGGAAGTGCAAAAAACAATATAGGGATTGATAACCTTATAGAAGTGATTACGAATAAATTTTATTCATCAACACATCGAGGTCAGTCTGAACTTTGCGGAAAAGTTTTCAAAATTGAGTATTCGGAAAAAAGACAGCGTCTTGCATATATACGTCTTTATAGTGGCGTACTGCATTTGCGAGATTCGGTTAGAATATCGGAAAAGGAAAAAATAAAAATTACAGAAATGTATACTTCAATAAATGGTGAATTATGTAAAATCGATAAGGCTTATTCCGGGGAAATTGTTATTTTGCAGAATGAGTTTTTGAAGTTAAATAGTGTTCTTGGAGATACAAAGCTATTGCCACAGAGAGAGAGAATTGAAAATCCCCTCCCTCTGCTGCAAACGACTGTTGAACCGAGCAAACCTCAACAAAGGGAAATGTTACTTGATGCACTTTTAGAAATCTCCGACAGTGACCCGCTTCTGCGATATTATGTGGATTCTGCGACACATGAAATCATACTTTCTTTCTTAGGGAAAGTACAAATGGAAGTGACTTGTGCTCTGCTGCAAGAAAAGTATCATGTGGAGATAGAAATAAAAGAGCCTACAGTCATTTATATGGAAAGACCGTTAAAAAAAGCAGAGTATACCATTCACATCGAAGTTCCACCGAATCCTTTCTGGGCTTCCATTGGTCTATCTGTAGCACCGCTTCCATTAGGGAGCGGAGTACAGTATGAGAGCTCGGTTTCTCTTGGATACTTAAATCAATCGTTTCAAAATGCAGTTATGGAGGGGATACGCTATGGCTGTGAACAAGGATTGTATGGTTGGAATGTGACGGACTGTAAAATCTGTTTTAAGTATGGCTTATACTATAGCCCTGTTAGTACCCCAGCAGATTTTCGGATGCTTGCTCCTATTGTATTGGAACAAGTCTTAAAAAAAGCTGGAACAGAATTGTTAGAGCCATATCTTAGTTTTAAAATTTATGCGCCACAGGAATATCTTTCACGAGCATACAACGATGCTCCTAAATATTGTGCGAACATCGTAGACACTCAATTGAAAAATAATGAGGTCATTCTTAGTGGAGAAATCCCTGCTCGGTGTATTCAAGAATATCGTAGTGATTTAACTTTCTTTACAAATGGACGTAGTGTTTGTTTAACAGAGTTAAAAGGGTACCATGTTACTACCGGTGAACCTGTTTGCCAGCCCCGTCGTCCAAATAGTCGGATAGATAAAGTACGATATATGTTCAATAAAATAACTTAG
- a CDS encoding sigma-70 family RNA polymerase sigma factor — MKPSSFQTTIENQFDYICKRAMEDERKNYMLYLSRIAKREVSFSDVGDYLVSQFATTDNYSTDFQIFTLNGLSVGVENDLLSEALRELPDKKREILLLFYFMDMSDSEIADLLKLNRSTVYRHRTSGLALIKKFMEEFEE, encoded by the coding sequence ATGAAACCATCTTCTTTTCAGACCACAATAGAAAATCAGTTTGACTATATCTGTAAACGTGCTATGGAAGACGAGCGAAAGAATTATATGCTTTATCTTTCAAGGATTGCAAAGCGTGAGGTGTCCTTTTCGGATGTTGGCGATTATCTTGTTAGCCAGTTTGCGACAACAGATAACTATTCAACTGACTTTCAGATTTTTACACTCAATGGGTTATCAGTAGGCGTTGAAAATGATTTGTTGAGTGAAGCATTACGTGAGTTGCCAGACAAGAAACGTGAAATTCTACTGCTGTTTTACTTTATGGACATGAGCGATTCAGAAATTGCAGACCTGTTGAAATTGAACCGTTCTACTGTCTATCGGCATAGAACCAGTGGACTAGCCTTAATTAAAAAGTTTATGGAGGAATTTGAAGAATGA